The Lycium barbarum isolate Lr01 chromosome 12, ASM1917538v2, whole genome shotgun sequence genome includes a region encoding these proteins:
- the LOC132624869 gene encoding trihelix transcription factor ENAP1-like has product MGEITESSTHITAPFRPLPFREDCWSEDATWTLVDAWGRRYLELNRGNLRQKDWQDVANSVNALHGHTKKTHRTDVQCKNRIDTLKKKYKAEKAKIVESNGTLTSSWPFFQRLDMLIGNSDKKITSVTVSTPPLPMGVPLPYRRPMTANAVVTPVVFPEKRPANAVVTPVILPQKRQLPAFDESYFRRNYSAVAAAAAAGGEEDCDDDDDDVEEDDDVEVVEEDSGIRKLAKAIERFGEIYERVEGMKQRQMVELEKQRMQFAKDLEVQRMQLFMDTQVQLEKIKHTNKRSGSDDVYS; this is encoded by the exons ATGGGTGAAATTACCGAATCATCCACACATATAACGGCCCCGTTTAGGCCGTTACCATTCCGCGAGGATTGTTGGAGTGAAGATGCTACATGGACCCTTGTTGATGCTTGGGGACGCCGTTATCTGGAATTGAACCGTGGAAATCTCCGTCAAAAGGATTGGCAAGATGTGGCAAACTCCGTTAATGCCCTTCACGGACATACGAAGAAAACTCATCGAACCGATGTGCAGTGTAAGAATCGGATCGATACGTTGAAGAAGAAGTATAAAGCTGAAAAGGCGAAAATCGTTGAATCTAACGGAACCCTAACTTCATCCTGGCCTTTCTTCCAACGACTTGATATGTTAATCGGTAACTCCGATAAGAAAATTACGTCCGTAACGGTTTCAACGCCGCCGTTACCTATGGGAGTGCCGTTGCCTTACCGGCGACCGATGACAGCCAATGCGGTGGTGACGCCTGTTGTTTTTCCAGAGAAACGGCCGGCCAATGCGGTGGTGACACCTGTTATTTTGCCGCAGAAACGGCAGCTGCCTGCGTTTGATGAGTCGTATTTTAGGAGGAATTATTCGGCGGTGGCGGCTGCAGCGGCGGCAGGTGGGGAAGAGgattgtgatgatgatgatgatgacgtggAGGAGGATGATGACGTGGAGGTGGTTGAGGAGGATAGTGGGATAAGGAAGCTAGCGAAGGCGATAGAGAGATTTGGAGAGATATATGAGAGAGTTGAAGGGATGAAACAGAGACAAATGGTGGAGTTGGAGAAGCAAAGGATGCAATTTGCTAAGGATTTGGAGGTACAAAGGATGCAGTTGTTTATGGATACACAAGTTCAGCTTGAAAAGATTAAGCATACTAATAAGCGGTCGGGGTCTGATG ATGTCTATAGCTAG
- the LOC132624533 gene encoding uncharacterized protein LOC132624533: MKTNRVCELSVIDRYPTTIAAQVLVLYGEWTIDDDDFLRNYLMAPEEYRGLVNINVLEMYVERIPHSRQEAPQVQPTQEEFDDGDDDEVDVNPRMQELQLAEMMQSQPNQQEPMAKSPIHQQEPMAESPMQWHSDVIPYLDNLQGCPDAFVYTKENDPIRHKLWKERVDLLPRYIAALQKFNPGTIVEWKLIAGNIFNFVFWTFKSRIDGFVHCWPVISIDGTHMYRVYDIKLLIAVGMDANGSIFLLAFAIATNESNGIWGMFLTHLRRYVIKDRMSICVLSDQHQAILHSMTNLPGWQPLFAYHRFCLRHTKANFQTKFENSTLNKLMWVAAMEHQQKKFLIRMEMIKTVNPIAYNWLKDIEAEKWTLHADGGRRWGMLITNNSESFNGLLKSARGLPIIARMTFKPVVERFATKTRHAKTILADGAKLMPKPAQMFEHYRKKCELHQMEEYNYVECVYEVQTGYYQGRGGNLHTFYERIRTCSCGKWQSYHVSCSHAIKCFEAMRKRVSTYVASEYNVENYLKAYAGGFYPLGDQSYWPNEPFSMIANKE; the protein is encoded by the exons ATGAAAACTAATCGTGTATGTGAATTATCTGTAATAGATCGATACCCAACAACCATTGCAGCACAAGTTTTAGTGCTTTATGGTGAGTGGACTATCGATGATGATGACTTTTTAAGGAACTATTTGATGGCGCCAGAAGAATATAGGGGGTTAGTCAATATCAATGTTCTTGAAATGTATGTTGAAAGGATACCTCACAGTCGTCAGGAAgcccctcaagtccagcctactCAAG AAGAGTtcgatgatggtgatgatgatgaggtTGATGTTAATCCCCGTATGCAGGAACTACAATTAGCAGAAATGATGCAAAGTCAGCCAAACCAGCAAGAACCGATGGCCAAAAGCCCAATTCACCAACAAGAACCGATGGCTGAAAGCCCAATGCAGTGGCATTCTGACGTGATTCCATATCTTGACAATCTTCAAGGTTGTCCTGATGCCTTCGTCTACACCAAAGAAAATGATCCAATTCGCCATAAATTGTGGAAAGAACGGGTCGATCTT TTGCCGAGGTATATAGCAGCTCTACAGAAATTCAATCCTGGTACTATTGTAGAGTGGAAGCTCATTGCCGGTAATATTTTCAATTTTGTGTTTTGGACATTCAAATCACGCATTGATGGTTTTGTTCATTGTTGGCCAGTTATATCAATAGATGGCACACATATGTATCGGGTATACGACATCAAGTTACTGATTGCAGTAGggatggatgccaatgggtcgatATTCCTTCTTGCTTTTGCTATTGCTACTAACGAAAGTAATGGCATATGGGGGATGTTTTTGACACATTTGAGGCGATATGTTATAAAGGATCGTATGAGCATATGCGTGCTATCTGATCAACATCAAGCGATATTACATAGTATGACTAATTTGCCGGGGTGGCAGCCTCTATTTGCTTACCATCGCTTTTGTTTAAGGCACACAAAAgcaaatttccaaacaaaattTGAAAACAGCacactaaacaaattgatgtgggtgGCTGCAATGGAGCATCAACAAAAAAAGTTTCTTATACGGATGGAGATGATCAAGACAGTGAATCCAATAGCATATAATTGGTTGAAAGATATCGAGGCTGAGAAATGGACATTACATGCGGATGGAGGTAGGAGATGGGGGATGCTAATAACAAACAACTCggagtcattcaatggtttgcTAAAATCTGCTCGAGGACTGCCTATTATTGCAAGAATGACTTTTAAGCCAGTTGTGGAGCGGTTTGCCACTAAAACAAGACATGCCAAAACCATATTAGCAGATGGTGCGAAATTGATGCCAAAACCTGCACAAATGTTCGAGCATTATAGGAAAAAATGTGAGCTACACCAGATGGAAGAGTATAACTATGTTGAATGTGTGTATGAAGTCCAGACAGGTTATTACCAAGGCCGGGGAGGGAACCTTCATACCTTTTATGAGAGAATAAGAACGTgtagttgtggtaagtggcaatcATACCACGTGTCGTGTTCTCATGCCATCAAATGTTTTGAGGCAATGAGAAAAAGGGTATCCACTTATGTGGCATCTGAATACAACGTTGAAAATTATCTTAAAGCATATGCCGGAGGtttctacccacttggtgatcaatcttattggccaaacgagccattTTCAATGATTGCTAACAAGGAGTAA
- the LOC132624532 gene encoding uncharacterized protein LOC132624532, giving the protein MKDTIRCCISCILPCGALDVIRIVHANGKVEEISGSVKAAEIMKIYPKHVLKKPSSSYYSSEGGGVCPRIVIVPPDAELKRGKIYFLMPIPSSSSEKNRSRSSTTTTTTRKKKTRSSSSSQLGHHGNSNSNNSNGNNLMVSNDQYLSEILSEKVSTQRDRRRGRVGVWRPHLESISEAANHEA; this is encoded by the coding sequence ATGAAGGACACAATAAGATGTTGCATATCTTGCATACTACCATGTGGGGCACTTGATGTGATTCGAATAGTTCATGCTAATGGAAAAGTTGAGGAGATTAGTGGGAGTGTTAAAGCAGCTGAAATCATGAAGATTTACCCTAAACATGTTCTTAAAAAGCCATCATCATCTTATTATTCCTCAGAAGGAGGTGGAGTTTGTCCAAGAATTGTCATAGTTCCTCCTGATGCTGAACTTAAACGTGGCAAGATTTATTTCCTCATGCCAATTCCTTCTTCTTCAAGTGAAAAAAATCGTTCAAGATCATCAACAACTACTACTACAACAAGGAAGAAGAAAACAAGATCTTCATCATCATCACAATTAGGTCATCATGGTAATAGTAATAGCAATAATAGTAACGGTAATAATTTGATGGTGTCTAATGATCAGTATTTGAGTGAAATTTTGTCGGAGAAAGTCTCAACACAAAGAGatagaagaagaggaagagttGGAGTATGGAGACCTCATTTAGAAAGCATTTCTGAGGCTGCAAATCATGAAGCATAG
- the LOC132624530 gene encoding uncharacterized protein LOC132624530, with protein sequence MEYLSRLLKSLQAKPNFNYHPKCERMHLVHLGFADDLLLFCRGDKLSVQMIYECFTRFSSISGLIVNISKSSIYLGGRLLLIKTVLFSIQVYRSQIFVLPKKVLKAIEAACRIYLWTGGTEQSKKALLAWDTVCFPRSAGGYNVIDLYTWNKAAICKLLWCLCKKKDRLWVQWIHIYYGRHQPVLEHTPKQTSWVVRKILKAKDYLQTTGLSVEEILDWNSFSIKKLYLLLRGNFSKAQWRRLTCNNGGLPKWSFIVTVVAQRRLLTRDRLASVYGKNRI encoded by the exons ATGGAATATCTGTCTAGATTATTGAAGTCACTTCAGGCTAAACCTAACTTCAATTATCACCCCAAGTGTGAGAGGATGCATTTAGTCCATTTGGGTTTTGCGGATGACTTACTCCTTTTCTGTAGAGGAGATAAGTTATCAGTCCAGATGATTTATGAATGCTTCACAAGATTTTCTAGTATATCGGGCCTTATTGTCAATATTTCCAAAAGCTCCATTTATCTTGGAG GGAGGTTACTCTTAATCAAGACAGTGTTGTTTTCAATTCAGGTGTATCGGTCACAAATATTTGTACTACCAAAGAAAGTTTTGAAGGCTATTGAAGCAGCTTGCAGAATTTACTTATGGACAGGAGGTACTGAGCAGTCCAAAAAGGCCTTGTTAGCATGGGACACTGTGTGCTTTCCACGATCAGCAGGTGGCTATAATGTCATTGATTTGTACACTTGGAACAAAGCAGCTATCTGTAAGTTATTATGGTGTCTTTGCAAGAAAAAGGATAGGCTATGGGTACAATGGATCCACATTTACTATGGGAGGCATCAACCAGTGTTGGAGCATACACCCAAACAAACATCGTGGGTAGTCCGGAAAATACTTAAAGCAAAAGATTATTTACAAACTACTGGACTGAGTGTTGAGGAGATACTAGATTGGAATTCCTTTTCTATCAAAAAGTTATATCTGCTACTAAGAGGAAACTTTTCAAAGGCGCAATGGAGGAGACTCACATGTAATAATGGTGGATTGCCTAAGTGGAGTTTTATTGTGACAGTAGTTGCTCAAAGACGATTGCTTACAAGAGACAGATTGGCTAGTGTAtatggtaaaaaccggatatga